The window GTACGTACTCTCCTCCTTGGCCTGGAGATTCGCCCTGCCTCCTTTGCCCAGTCTGGCTGGGGGGAGACAGAAACTTCAGGAGGGATAGGGTCTGAGACAGCCCCTACAATATGGAACTTCAGGGCAACATATGCCCACAGCTTTCTAAACCCTAGGGATGGTTCAGATAAAGACATGTGTATGTATTTCCTTTCTGAAGGATCTCTTCAGTTCAACTGAGAGGTCTTCCCCAGCGCTCCTCTATCTCCCTTGCCCCCCTGCAGGTCTGGCCTCCATTTCCAGGAGCCCTGGcagagctggttccagcacaatGGTCTCCTTTTTGCCACCTTCTTGCTGCTAGCCATCTTCTCAACTGTGGTGACACTGCTTCTGGCCTCTCATCTCTACCTGGTGGCCAGTGATATGACCACTTGGGAGTTTATCTCCCCACACCGAATTGCCTACCTCCGTCACCGGTCTGACAGCCCCTTTGACCGTGGCCTTGCCCGAAACCTGGCTCGATTCTTCTGTGGCTACGGGGCTGTGCCCTGGGAGGTACTCTATGCCCAAGAGGAAGAGGGTGAGGCTGTGTAGCACCTCTAGGAGGAGTGGGCAGTGGGAGCAAGCTCTCTGGTGGCTATCATTCAGGCTAAGGTTCCACCTAGATTTCATTCTATCTTGTCACTTCCTATCCCCATAAAGTCCTGGGGAAGAATGTCACCTCTTTACTACCCTTGACCCATTTGTGGCCAAACCCTGGATACTTTTCCATTCTCCATTCCTGTGGCAGGTTGCTGGACTCTCTGGGAAACCACCAGACTGCAGAAcactgtcccctccccaagagaCAGAAGCTTCATCCCAGACGCTTATTAAGTTGAGTCAGGATTAGGGACTCGGACAGTAGGACTTTTAAGGGCCAACTGGAaatggtcacagaggtagtataGGGGAGGCCTTGGCTGGCTCAAGGCCTAAGGAAGGAggcaggagaaactgaggcttaagtaTGCATCCCCATACTTACCCAGTCTATTTATGTAGCAGCCCTGTTGAGTGTAAAGGCCTTTGAATTTTAGTTCCCAGTGAATCCTCAGaacttttatatttttccttccttccccttaacATCCCCAGTCTTCCCCATTGAGACCAGTCCCCCTAGGGTTCTGCAGTTTACAAATTTAATAATCCCAAAAGCAGGTAGATtgtttgaaaaacaacaacaacaacacaccagAACATCCTGCTTCCCATGGTGACCCTTCAGGGGTGTGTGCTTTGTACAGAAATGTTCAATAAACCCTGGCTGCTGACCAGCCTTGGCTCCAGCTGCTGTCACCAGCTCACTCCCTAACTCCCACATCCTCTTCCCATCCCTGCCCAGCCTAGACCTAATTCTGGCAGGTCCTATAACAGCCAGAGAAGCCTCTTGCTCAGCCTTCCCTGCTTATCTTTAAGGGAGCAAAGGGGAATTATTGGGGCCAGAATAGGGTTCATAAATAAGGGAGATGATTCCCTTCCCCGTGATGGATGATAACCAATAGCTTCAAGAGGAAGAAACAGTGCAAAAATTGTGGGAAATTATTCCTAAAGCTTCAAGGTGAGTGGAAGATGGGGTCTGGCCACAGAGGAGCAAAGGGCCTAACAAGGGCACATAAAGTACACAGAGAAGGCCTACtaggcttccccctccccccaggctcTCTTTGTAAACCCTGATGGCTGCCCCTTCTCGGAGCTCAGACCTCCAGGAATCGGTCTGAGACAAAGTCAAAGCCCCGGAAAGCAGCCTGCTGTCGGGAACTGAGTGGACAGTGGTGGTCAGGAGGTGTCAGGGCTGGGGGCAGCACTGTAAATTCTTGGTCAAAGTGGCGTAGGTCAGCAGGCCCACGAAGCAGTGGCACATAGGGAGGCTGGACCCGGCAAGAAAGCAGAGCCTCCCAATCTGTGGACTGAGGTAAGGGGTAGGGAGGGATGGACAGACAGAAGAAAGGTCAAAGGCATGGGTAGTTATCAACACCGCCACATGTATCTACTCCCAGGTACTGCCTCTCccagctttttcagtcatgttcccCTTCTATCTACCCCCGACCCAcccaaccccacccccttcttGACCTGGTCTCATGGCTGGCTCAGGAGTGCTCACTCACAAAGCAAGGCACCAATTCACAACAATTCCCCATATGTTCCCTGCCTGGAGGCACCACCCTCTTACCCTGAAGAAAGGAtggactttgatttcttctgcatCCCGTCGGCCTGCCCCCAAACGCTTCTCAGGACACTTCTGGAGTAGCTAGGAAGGCACAGGGGACAATGCTTACTTCAGGCAGCCTCAGACCGGTAGAGGAACTACCAGTTCTGGGGAATGTGGATGGAGCAAGGACCTGTTCGTCAAGGTACCCACAACATCCAGTCCCCAGCCTGTGTGCCCACCTTCTGAATGAGTGCAAGTCCCTCCACAGACAAGAAATGGGGATAGGGAGCTTCTTCATTCACAATGCAGTCGAACACCTCCTCCTCTGTGTCCCCAGGGAATGGGCACTGTGAAGACAGGCATTTCACATGGAGGTGAGTGCCTATCAAGTCCCTCCTACCCTAAAGAAGGATGCTCTGGGCTTGTGAAGAAGTGGATCAGTGGGGAATGGACTCACCTCACCCACCAGCATCTCATAAAGCAGTACACCCAGCCCCCACCAGTCCACTGCTCGTGTGTATGATTCATCCGTCAGCACCTCAGGCGCCAGGAACTCTGGCGTCCCACAGAATGTACTGGTACGGTCTCCAAAACCCATCCCTGCAAGGCCACCTCAGTATCAGATTAGTGCACTAAAGGAGGTAGAGCTCAAAATTATCTGCATAAGCACCTAAAACTTAATTCCTAATACATaagccaaaggggaaaaaaaaagtcctcccaCTGCCTTTCAGACCAAAGCCTCCTCTTGTTCCACACACTTCATACACAGAGTTCTTGCCTAGGAACTCTTTGAGGAATCCACATAACCCCAGTAGATAATGGAGAACAGGGAGACAGCAACTCCCAGGTAGAACCATGCTGAGTCTGAGCTCATCTAAAGAGAAGATGACCACTTGGAATTAGCCACATTTGGAAGCTACATGACTACCTCTTACTCTAACCCTGAAAGCAAGGTACCAAGAAGGCTGTGGTGAGGACCTCTGGGTTGTGAGGACCTCTGGGTTGTGAGAACCCCTGGGTTCCAAGCATCCAGTGTGCCGGGCTATCCTTTGCCCCAAAACTAAGCTCACCTTCCTTACACAGCCCAAAGTCAGCAATCTTGAGAAAACCTTTGTCATCCAGGAGGAGATTATCCAGTTTCAAGTCCCTGATGACCAAAGGGAGAAATGGAAGTAAGGCAGCAGAAGAGGCTAAGGGATCTTTAGCTGATCAGCTCCTTTCAATTGATGGTCTTCACTTGTGAAAAGCTAGGAAGGAAAGGGTCTTCTTCCCATAGCCCCCAACTGGGGCATCTCCCATGAAAGAGCTCAGACTCCAGAGCTGGAAGATCCCTCACACCCCCTTCCTTCTTGGTCAGGCTAAGCATCATTTACCTGTAAACAATTTTCTTCTCATGCAAAAACTGCAGGCCCAGGACTACACAGGCCAGGTAAAACCTAGAGAGAGTGACAAATGGAGAAGAGACACACATCACCCTCATGGACCTACACTGACTCCAAAGGCTTGTAGAAATCCTTTTCTTAACAGTGCTTAATTCAGATCCCACCTTTTCTACAAAGCCTCCCTAGATCTCAGCAGCTGAAAGTGGCTCCCATCCATTGGAGATTTGACTGGAGCACTTTGTGTCTTTCCTTTGCCTCTATCACACTCTACCTACCACTTAGCAgtattagcatttacatagtgctttttcTACATGGCATCTCTTTTGAACCTtgaaaccctgtgaggtaggtgctattatcatattttacagatgaggaaactgaaactgaggtaatatgacttgcccagagtcacacagctactaagtgtctgaagccagatttgaattcaggtcttcccaactcaggcccagcactctactacACCACCCGGCTGTCTGTGCCTATGTCTAGTAAAAGATGAAATTCCTTAAGGAAAGTAACTATAGGACACTTTGTATCTTTGAATCCCAAAACCCAGCACAATGCCTTGAACTTAAATATTGGTTGAACTGAAAGGGAAAATAGAGATCTATGAACCAACAACTGGCCTTATGAAGCCTGCCAGGGGTGGAGGAGACCAGAGAAAAGGGCATGCTGCCAGCCTGGAAATTAGGCAGCAAAAAGGAAGCTAGGGAGCAGGGGAAAGAGGTGTGGGagtagaagaggagggaagggggagaatgcCCACCGAGCTTGGGGCTCAGGAAAGACATCAGTGTGTATTCGCATCATCAGGTCGCCTCCAGGTACAAACTCGGTCATGAAACAAAAATGGCTGGGAGTCTGGAAGCAGGCCAGTAGGGAGAGCAGGAAGGGGTGGCCAGAGTGGCCCACCATCTCCAGAATCCGTTTCTCACAGTACAAgctgcagagaaggaaacaggatgAGCATTAGAGCACTGCCACCCCTCTCCCCATCCGCTCACCACCCCTGAGGGTAGCAGGTGCTCCCATCCATTCACCTCTCCAGCTCATCGCGACTCAAGACATCCTGCTTCTTCAGTGCCTTGATTGCATAGAATgtcccagtcttcttatactgaGCAAGGAGGACCTGGGACCCAGAGGAAGGCTAGGACTAAGAAGGCACTCCTGTGCCATCCAGTGAGAATAATCGAGTGGCATCCCAATGAGTGCCTGCATTTGCCAAGCCCTATCCTCTCCTCAGAGAGAAGATCCTTTTCCATCTCCCACTTCCTAGGCTCTCCCCACCTGCCACTCCCACTTCCCCATACCCAACTTGGAAGTACCCCAGGACTCTCTCGCTGAGGCCCTATAATACCTTCCCAAAATGACCACGGCCCAGCACAGCAACACAACAGAAGTCTTGGAACTGGGGAGGTTTCCTACAAAAAGGAGGAAGTGTGAGTgctggaggaaggggaagggcagccTGCCGAATAAGGGACAACCTAATAATACTCACTGGGAACACCATATTCAGCCTCCAAGGCCATGTCTTTTCTTACCCTCTAAATCTTGTACTCCCAACAATTAAGGCCTGGCCAAGAGCAATGAAGCAACAGCTAAGTCTGGGGTGGCACATTCAGGTCACTTGCCTTCTAGCCCTTCTACCTCACCTCTCACCCCCACACAACCCTACCACACACAGGGATTCCCTAGGTCATTGAGGTATGCCCATTCTGAGATTTGACCTCTGATCCCAAGTAAAGGTGGTTACCTGGTGGGTGTGGCACATGGCCTCTGTCTCAGACTGTTCCTGTATTCCATATGGGGACGTTTGGTACACTGCAAGGAaatggggttgggaagggagTGCTCTCAAGACAACATTGGCCTCCCCTCCCAGAGACCCTTCTGGCCCTATTCACCTCAGGacgaagaggaggaagagaataaaagggagaaaaatagttGCCCCATTACCACACCCACCTTGTCCCTCACCCTCCACCCTGTGATCCCCTCACCGGTGACTCCACAGAAGCTGAATCCAGGGGCAGGTGGAGACGTGGGGGCTTTGGTGGCACCTGGTCCCCTGCAGGGGCCTTCCGTGGTGGGACCTCCTGAACCCGAGGCTTtgtcagagggaaggaactatgaGGAATGGGGAAGATGGGACAAGGAAATAAGGCCTCCATGAAATCATGACATTTTAGAACTTGAAGGGTCATCTCTCATCCAACCACCTTTTtgtacaggtaaggaaactgaggccagagataGTAAATGCTCAAGTCCTTGCAGTAACTAAGTGGCAGAAACAGGATtgaaattcaagtcttctgactccgaATCAAGTCCTCTGTCCTCCACACCATGCATCCCTAGCTTGGTGAAGTAGCAAAGTCCATTGGACAGAAAGGCCCGACGTCTGCCACTTGccacctttgtgactttgggcagctcACAACCACCATGggcctcctcagtttcctcacctatatgCTGAAGGGGCTTAGCAGGATCTCGAAGTCCCCCCATCCAATCCTATATCCGTATTCCTGGCCTTGCATGAAGCCTTACCTGGGGGATGAGAAGCCTGGGGAGTCATGCGGGGAGGTTGGGGAAGGCCGCCCCCCAGGAGGGCTGAGGGTACTCAGGGAACTGCAGGGAGGCAGCAGGCTCATGACTAGTCTACCCCATGCAGCCATGCTGATATTCATCTGGGAGGCCCGGAGGAAATCCTGACCTGGAAAAAACATAGCTGGGTCAGCTCAGGCCTGAACACATTCTGCCAactccttcccacctccactAGGCTCCTCACCTCGGTGTTTGGAGAAGATGCACTTCTGTCTCTGAAGCCGAGGCCTCCTCTCGATAACAGGGTCACAGAACATCACCTAAGGGAAGCACGGAGGGAAGCAAGGCCATAGGGGTCACATAAAATCGAGGGCTGTCTTCCCATCCTTTCCCATCTACTTATttgctcttcattttcttttttgatttatcTTCCTAATACTCAGAGGGTTTTAAAATACTTCTCTATTCTAATATCCTTATTTTTCAgacagaaactgaggcctagaaaagtgaaatgactccCCTAAGGTCCCCTGGGCATTAAAAAATGGccgggggtggggcagctaggtggcgcagtggatagagcactggccctggattcaggaggacctgagttcaaatctgacctcagacacttgacacttactagctgtgtgaccctgggcattgccccgaaaaaaaacagCCAGGATTGTGACCAAACTTAAAGTCTGACTCTTAAGTAGTGATCTGTCTACTTTGCCAGGAGTCCCAGGCTCTCTTCACTCCACACATCTCCATTTCCAAATGACAAAGCCCAAGTCCCATAGCAGGTTGACCATCACCAAGCTCAGAGTAGAACCCAGCTCTAACGCAAGGCCAGATGAAGATGGCCTAGGGTTAGTCCTCCACAGAGGAGGAGTTTGAAGGTAGCCTCCTGCCCTGTAACCTCTATTAGAATAACTGTCAAGAATATTCCTTGCCCACGGTGACAATAAGGAAAGAATATATAGAGTTAGGAAGTGGCATAGAGAAGGGGGAATTGTATTACCTCCACAAAAAGCTGGCCCTGAGGCTCCAAAGCCAAGGCTAGCGTATGGCGGGCATTGTCCAGGAAATCTTCCAGCCTCAAGAAGGCTACACCGCACAGCTCCCGCCAGTCCTTCCACTGTACCCCAATCTCCAATTCACGAGACTACAATGGGAGTTGATTTTAGGGAGGCAGCTCTCTGTCTCCCCGGGGACCCAGCTCCCTCCCAGTGCAGCCAGTGTGAGGGGCAAGCTAAactgcagggcaataggggtatGTATGGGGGCCCAGACACCTCACTAATCTGGGGAAGGGTGAGGAGGCAGAATTTTGACCCAGAAGAGTGTTCATTCCACTCAATTGAGTGATGAGCAGGGCTAGTGTCTTAGCCTTACCC is drawn from Dromiciops gliroides isolate mDroGli1 chromosome 2, mDroGli1.pri, whole genome shotgun sequence and contains these coding sequences:
- the PKN3 gene encoding serine/threonine-protein kinase N3 isoform X2; this encodes MGDSRQGSSSVKLGSGEGLPDPSSQHRLEGEKEVIRKAIQKELKIKEGAENLRRVTTARRNLGHVDQLLRSSNRRLEQLHWDLQELNAHILLPDEAQSPAASEPHPKEEKPVTRHLEALRKQLQIELKVKQGAENMTNTYANGSPKERRLLSAAQQMLRDSKVKIELLRMQIGKLAASGEALATGPEQRRELRAGDLRHRFRIETAVAEGAKNVVKLLGGRRLQDRKALAEAQTRLRESLQKLDLLRLALERLMTELPPAHPLRILVARELREGMPGSPQPAGSLIKPIALTGTLEVRLTGCQELLEVVPGRSRVAALVGSPGESRPWGWGKQQRVEELTKEVLAVLKVDNRVVGQTGWGPVSAQAWDQTFLIPLERSRELEIGVQWKDWRELCGVAFLRLEDFLDNARHTLALALEPQGQLFVEVMFCDPVIERRPRLQRQKCIFSKHRGQDFLRASQMNISMAAWGRLVMSLLPPCSSLSTLSPPGGRPSPTSPHDSPGFSSPSSFPLTKPRVQEVPPRKAPAGDQVPPKPPRLHLPLDSASVESPCTKRPHMEYRNSLRQRPCATPTRKPPQFQDFCCVAVLGRGHFGKVLLAQYKKTGTFYAIKALKKQDVLSRDELESLYCEKRILEMVGHSGHPFLLSLLACFQTPSHFCFMTEFVPGGDLMMRIHTDVFPEPQARFYLACVVLGLQFLHEKKIVYRDLKLDNLLLDDKGFLKIADFGLCKEGMGFGDRTSTFCGTPEFLAPEVLTDESYTRAVDWWGLGVLLYEMLVGECPFPGDTEEEVFDCIVNEEAPYPHFLSVEGLALIQKLLQKCPEKRLGAGRRDAEEIKVHPFFRSTDWEALLSCRVQPPYVPLLRGPADLRHFDQEFTVLPPALTPPDHHCPLSSRQQAAFRGFDFVSDRFLEV
- the PKN3 gene encoding serine/threonine-protein kinase N3 isoform X3; the encoded protein is METGVTPKGSSSVKLGSGEGLPDPSSQHRLEGEKEVIRKAIQKELKIKEGAENLRRVTTARRNLGHVDQLLRSSNRRLEQLHWDLQELNAHILLPDEAQSPAASEPHPKEEKPVTRHLEALRKQLQIELKVKQGAENMTNTYANGSPKERRLLSAAQQMLRDSKVKIELLRMQIGKLAASGEALATGPEQRRELRAGDLRHRFRIETAVAEGAKNVVKLLGGRRLQDRKALAEAQTRLRESLQKLDLLRLALERLMTELPPAHPLRILVARELREGMPGSPQPAGSLIKPIALTEEVLAVLKVDNRVVGQTGWGPVSAQAWDQTFLIPLERSRELEIGVQWKDWRELCGVAFLRLEDFLDNARHTLALALEPQGQLFVEVMFCDPVIERRPRLQRQKCIFSKHRGQDFLRASQMNISMAAWGRLVMSLLPPCSSLSTLSPPGGRPSPTSPHDSPGFSSPSSFPLTKPRVQEVPPRKAPAGDQVPPKPPRLHLPLDSASVESPCTKRPHMEYRNSLRQRPCATPTRKPPQFQDFCCVAVLGRGHFGKVLLAQYKKTGTFYAIKALKKQDVLSRDELESLYCEKRILEMVGHSGHPFLLSLLACFQTPSHFCFMTEFVPGGDLMMRIHTDVFPEPQARFYLACVVLGLQFLHEKKIVYRDLKLDNLLLDDKGFLKIADFGLCKEGMGFGDRTSTFCGTPEFLAPEVLTDESYTRAVDWWGLGVLLYEMLVGECPFPGDTEEEVFDCIVNEEAPYPHFLSVEGLALIQKLLQKCPEKRLGAGRRDAEEIKVHPFFRSTDWEALLSCRVQPPYVPLLRGPADLRHFDQEFTVLPPALTPPDHHCPLSSRQQAAFRGFDFVSDRFLEV
- the PKN3 gene encoding serine/threonine-protein kinase N3 isoform X1, yielding METGVTPKGSSSVKLGSGEGLPDPSSQHRLEGEKEVIRKAIQKELKIKEGAENLRRVTTARRNLGHVDQLLRSSNRRLEQLHWDLQELNAHILLPDEAQSPAASEPHPKEEKPVTRHLEALRKQLQIELKVKQGAENMTNTYANGSPKERRLLSAAQQMLRDSKVKIELLRMQIGKLAASGEALATGPEQRRELRAGDLRHRFRIETAVAEGAKNVVKLLGGRRLQDRKALAEAQTRLRESLQKLDLLRLALERLMTELPPAHPLRILVARELREGMPGSPQPAGSLIKPIALTGTLEVRLTGCQELLEVVPGRSRVAALVGSPGESRPWGWGKQQRVEELTKEVLAVLKVDNRVVGQTGWGPVSAQAWDQTFLIPLERSRELEIGVQWKDWRELCGVAFLRLEDFLDNARHTLALALEPQGQLFVEVMFCDPVIERRPRLQRQKCIFSKHRGQDFLRASQMNISMAAWGRLVMSLLPPCSSLSTLSPPGGRPSPTSPHDSPGFSSPSSFPLTKPRVQEVPPRKAPAGDQVPPKPPRLHLPLDSASVESPCTKRPHMEYRNSLRQRPCATPTRKPPQFQDFCCVAVLGRGHFGKVLLAQYKKTGTFYAIKALKKQDVLSRDELESLYCEKRILEMVGHSGHPFLLSLLACFQTPSHFCFMTEFVPGGDLMMRIHTDVFPEPQARFYLACVVLGLQFLHEKKIVYRDLKLDNLLLDDKGFLKIADFGLCKEGMGFGDRTSTFCGTPEFLAPEVLTDESYTRAVDWWGLGVLLYEMLVGECPFPGDTEEEVFDCIVNEEAPYPHFLSVEGLALIQKLLQKCPEKRLGAGRRDAEEIKVHPFFRSTDWEALLSCRVQPPYVPLLRGPADLRHFDQEFTVLPPALTPPDHHCPLSSRQQAAFRGFDFVSDRFLEV